From the genome of Danaus plexippus chromosome 30, MEX_DaPlex, whole genome shotgun sequence, one region includes:
- the LOC116776695 gene encoding uncharacterized protein LOC116776695 — MEDAFRKLERKNQNSVDNLVQWMKDSKIVDGAKVTEEKARHLFDDVKDASNVELAKFQEAIGKLANEQKKSIEDFSKTLAAEAPKFLEAAMAAATAAAAAAASTFKEALSKK, encoded by the exons ATGGAGGACGCGTTCAGGAAGCTGGAGAGAAAAAACCAGAACTCGGTCGACAATCTGGTGCAGTGGATGAAGGATT CTAAAATAGTGGACGGCGCAAAGGTCACCGAGGAAAAGGCGAGGCACCTCTTTGATGACGTTAAAGACGCTTCCAACGTCGAGCTGGCCAAGTTCCAGGAAGCCATTGGCAAACTGGCGAACGAACAGAAGAAATCTATTGAGGATTTCTCCAAAACACTTGCAGCAGAGGCACCCAAGTTTCTGGAGGCAGCCATGGCAGCAGCGACCGCTgccgccgccgccgcagcGAGCACGTTCAAGGAAGCTTtgagcaaaaaataa
- the LOC133319824 gene encoding uncharacterized protein LOC133319824 produces MNLEEMYTVLRGASRGQGVEFDVVMKWFEACSIIDGRFITQELFVHSYERLAPNREHLTMVKFIQLVGILSRESRRDIRVLLNRFESVKPVIISEIQEMRRTWNNEI; encoded by the coding sequence ATGAATTTAGAAGAAATGTACACAGTACTGCGCGGGGCCAGCAGAGGACAAGGAGTTGAGTTTGACGTGGTGATGAAGTGGTTCGAAGCTTGCAGCATCATAGACGGAAGGTTCATCACACAGGAGCTGTTCGTACATTCCTACGAGCGTCTCGCGCCTAACAGAGAACACCTGACGATGGTTAAGTTCATACAGCTGGTGGGTATACTGTCCAGGGAGTCGAGACGAGACATCCGAGTGCTCTTGAACAGATTTGAGAGCGTCAAACCCGTTATAATAAGTGAAATACAAGAAATGAGAAGGACATggaataatgagatctaa